The Glycine soja cultivar W05 chromosome 3, ASM419377v2, whole genome shotgun sequence genome window below encodes:
- the LOC114407321 gene encoding RNA-binding protein BRN1-like, whose amino-acid sequence MAEGKEESKSSEESVKLFVGQVPKHMTEPELLAMFKEFALVDEVNIIKDKATRASRGCCFVICPSREEADKAVNACHNKRTLPGASSPLQVKYADGELERLEHKLFIGMLPKNVSEVEISALFSKYGTIKDLQILRGSQQTSKGCAFLKYETKEQALTALEAINGKHKMEGSSVPLVVKWADTEKERQARRAQKAQSQASNVPHTDSQHPSLFGALPMSYVPPYNGYGYQAPVGYGLMPYRMPPMQSQHGYHNMMPHMNQGNALRPDLGPNMNPRNYHVPPASYVGSYPAVPGLQHPMAYPTGMISPRPMNTSPGSVSPASGNNNHAASSGASKNSGGQAEGPPGANLFIYHIPQEFGDQELATAFQPFGRVLSAKVFVDKATGVSKCFGFVSYDTPEAAQSAISMMNGCQLGGKKLKVQLKRDNKQGKPY is encoded by the exons ATGGCGGAAGGGAAGGAAGAGAGTAAATCTAGCGAGGAAAGTGTGAAGCTGTTCGTAGGGCAAGTGCCGAAGCACATGACCGAACCCGAACTGCTTGCAATGTTCAAGGAGTTCGCGCTCGTCGACGAAGTCAACATAATCAAAGACAAAGCGACTCGTGCTTCCCGAG GTTGTTGCTTCGTAATTTGTCCGTCAAGGGAGGAGGCGGATAAGGCCGTCAATGCGTGTCACAATAAAAGGACGTTACCCGGG GCATCTAGTCCATTACAAGTGAAGTATGCAGATGGGGAGTTGGAAAGATTAg AACACAAACTCTTCATTGGCATGCTTCCAAAGAATGTTTCTGAAGTTGAAATATCTGCTCTTTTCTCCAAGTATGGAACTATAAAGgatttacaaattttaagagGCTCTCAGCAAACGAGTAAAG GTTGTGCATTTTTGAAGTATGAAACCAAAGAACAGGCTCTTACTGCTTTGGAGGCAATCAATGGAAAGCATAAAATGGAG GGTTCAAGTGTTCCCTTAGTTGTCAAATGGGCTGATACTGAAAAGGAAAGACAAGCTCGAAGAGCTCAGAAAGCACAGTCCCAAGCTTCTAATGTACCACATACTGATTCTCAGCACCCATCATTGTTTGGAGCCTTGCCTATGAGTTATGTTCCTCCGTATAATGGATATGGTTATCAG GCTCCTGTAGGTTATGGGCTGATGCCGTACCGCATGCCACCGATGCAGAGTCAACACGGTTACCATAATATGATGCCTCACATGAATCAAGGAAATGCATTACGGCCTGATCTTGGCCCCAATATGAACCCTAGAAACTATCATGTGCCTCCTGCAAGTTATGTTGGCTCTTATCCTGCTGTGCCAGGTCTACAACATCCTATGGCATATCCTACAGGAATGATTAGTCCAAGGCCCATGAATACTTCTCCTGGTTCAGTTTCACCTGCCAGTGGAAATAACAACCATGCTGCATCTTCAGGTGCCAGCAAAAATTCTGGGGGTCAGGCTGAAG GACCACCTGGTgccaacttatttatttatcacaTACCTCAAGAATTTGGAGATCAAGAGCTTGCTACTGCTTTTCAACCATTTGGTAGAGTTTTGAGTGCTAAAGTTTTTGTTGATAAAGCAACCGGTGTTAGCAAATGTTTTG GGTTTGTAAGTTATGATACCCCAGAGGCTGCTCAATCTGCCATCAGTATGATGAATGGATGCCAATTAGGAGGTAAGAAATTAAAGGTCCAGCTTAAGAGGGATAACAAACAGGGTAAACCTTACTGA
- the LOC114407322 gene encoding uncharacterized protein LOC114407322, with protein MAEASSPHSQTSSPPGGYKIKDANEDDQFRETELFEDTLVLNSPFTEMEVENLNLNTEIVEDLTTGTMCEYEQVVLDSEDEEMNDRGVGKGLLNRQPKSPWEQVDANGTTFEKSTAGYKGALVDGDSFDDNNHSYPPAMLSHIHSPEPGDSTEAALGFVDQYLSSNDMDLFQGIHRGKTTREKSPYDVLSARGALNLAKKIKARTQNEEKEPFKWVESCQHDNKAGMFGKKIEASSNFGRYKQTYTRKRPKEGGHLQGQGNCNTSNRCDERLRQGSRMATKNNNSPKELDVQPIAINENVNVYSSVTHIEDMYDIGLDTQIAAEAMNALAFVPPSGCQFNDTHQPENALDGSLSDLTENEARLKNSSYIQNPDLHSITIKSNKKNASSSRFSKITFNSACKQEPNLVSWKMKKMRSKSSSEGQFENNTSFTMCSKHVSLEEVCSLGEHTSFQPAAEESEDWNNESRQTRIKDQQSHLTEGNNNVKEKGIKHKRKGNDLEAEPVKFGVWTRRLKFPTNSCTVARKSRLNHLAQVSPQLSATSSFSRTDSWVYPKRSRGKRKGANVGTSLDAPTAVCIDGKENKVFSTRSLQDQDDVDKSCFPHTRPLCNASCADDGRCLLQGNFVPPGSAGDAMKVENLPDMHPLLQAHVGISSNKSIAQSRSEMPATVTASKGIKVSNANHTYTEHQQKLCEKTLPKTSVLKELIRLGAPKFTSDKMWKDLRHRRDMTDVRVLFSQHLDDSIMKQQKKILARLNISVASCSMEATHFIADKFTRTRNMLETMALGKLVVNHLWLESCGQANCFIDEKNYILRDMKKEKEIGFNMPVSLARARQKPLLKGKRVYITPHIKPDKEVVASLVTAVHAQVVDESEVCADMNDNVFDDLLILSCEDDYAICHRFLKRGTAVYSSELVLNGIVIQKLELERHQLFMNQVTRNNPSASNRFGKIYRRRRGLFSGP; from the exons GTTATAAAATTAAAGACGCAAATGAAGACGATCAATTTAGGGAAACTGAGCTCTTTGAGGACACCTTAGTGCTCAATAGTCCTTTCACTGAAATGGAGGTGGAGAATCTCAATCTGAACACTGAGATTGTGGAGGACTTGACAACTGGTACGATGTGCGAGTATGAACAAGTAGTGCTCGACAGTGAGGACGAAGAAATGAATGATAGGGGTGTTGGCAAGGGACTTCTTAATAGACAGCCCAAGTCACCTTGGGAGCAAGTAGATGCAAATGGCACCACTTTTGAGAAGTCTACTGCTG GGTACAAAGGAGCTTTAGTTGATGGTGACAGCTTTGATGACAACAACCATTCATATCCACCTGCAATGCTAAGTCACATTCACTCACCAGAGCCTGGGGATTCCACTGAAGCTGCACTTGGCTTTGTGGATCAGTACTTGTCATCAAATGATATGGACTTGTTTCAAGGAATTCATCGTGGAAAGACCACTAGGGAGAAATCACCTTATGATGTCCTGAGTGCAAGAGGAGCACTAAATCTGGCTAAGAAAATTAAAGCTCGaactcaaaatgaagaaaaagaacctTTCAAATGGGTTGAAAGTTGCCAACATGACAACAAAGCTGGtatgtttggtaaaaaaattgaagcatCTTCAAATTTTGGAAGATACAAACAGACATATACGAGAAAAAGGCCGAAAGAAGGTGGCCATCTTCAGGGACAAGGAAACTGTAATACAAGTAATAGATGTGATGAGAGGTTACGCCAAGGATCAAGAATggcaactaaaaataataactctCCAAAGGAATTGGATGTTCAACCAATTGCTATAAATGAGAATGTTAATGTTTATTCCAGTGTAACACATATAGAAGACATGTATGATATTGGTTTAGACACTCAAATAGCTGCTGAAGCTATGAATGCCTTAGCCTTTGTGCCCCCTTCTGGCTGCCAGTTTAATGATACTCATCAACCAGAGAATGCATTAGATGGCTCTTTGAGCGACTTGACAGAAAATGAAGCTCGTCTGAAGAATTCTTCATATATTCAGAATCCTGATTTACATTCTATcacaataaaatcaaataagaaaaatgcatcttcttctagatttagtaaaataacttttaactcagctTGCAAGCAGGAGCCAAATCTTGTATcatggaaaatgaaaaaaatgagaagcaAGTCATCTTCTGAGGGACAGTTTGAAAATAATACTAGTTTTACAATGTGCAGTAAACATGTATCGCTTGAAGAGGTTTGCTCACTGGGAGAGCATACAAGTTTCCAACCTGCTGCCGAAGAATCCGAAGATTGGAACAATGAGAGCAGACAGACAAgaatcaaagatcaacaaaGCCATCTTACAGAGGGGAACAATAATGTCAAGGAGAAGGGTATTAAACACAAGAGGAAGGGGAATGATTTAGAGGCTGAACCAGTGAAGTTTGGTGTTTGGACAAGGCGTCTTAAATTCCCTACCAATTCATGTACAGTTGCTAGGAAAAGCAGGTTGAATCATCTGGCTCAAGTTAGTCCACAGTTATCTGCAACCAGCAGTTTTTCAAGGACTGATTCTTGGGTGTATCCAAAAAGATCGAGAGGGAAAAGAAAGGGGGCTAATGTGGGAACCAGTCTTGATGCACCAACAGCTGTGTGTATTgatggaaaagaaaacaaagttttCTCCACTAGAAGTCTACAGGATCAAGATGATGTGGATAAATCATGTTTTCCTCACACCCGTCCACTCTGCAATGCTTCATGTGCAGATGATGGCAGATGCTTGTTGCAGGGAAACTTTGTGCCACCAGGTTCAGCTGGTGATGCAATGAAGGTAGAAAACTTGCCTGATATGCACCCCTTATTGCAGGCACATGTTGGAATATCATCAAACAAAAGCATTGCACAATCGAGATCAGAAATGCCAGCTACAGTTACTGCAAGCAAAGGCATAAAAGTTTCAAATGCTAACCATACATACACTGAGCATCAACAAAAGCTATGTGAAAAAACCCTGCCAAAGACTTCAGTTTTGAAAGAGCTTATCAGATTAGGAGCTCCCAAGTTCACATCAGATAAGATGTGGAAAGATCTGAGACATCGAAGAGATATGACAGATGTTCGAGTTCTGTTTAGCCAACATTTGGATGACAGTATTATGAAGCAGCAAAAAAAG ATCTTGGCACGTCTCAATATATCTGTGGCATCATGTTCAATGGAGGCCACACATTTCATAGCAGACAAATTTACACGCACAAGGAATATGTTGGAAACAATGGCTCTTGGGAAATTAGTCGTGAATCACTTATGGCTTGAGAGCTGTGGACAAGCCAACTGTTTTATTGATGAGAAAAATTACATTCTGAGGgatatgaaaaaggaaaaggaaatagGCTTTAACATGCCTGTTTCTCTTGCTCGAGCAAGACAGAAGCCGCTCCTAAAG GGTAAAAGAGTCTACATCACGCCACATATTAAACCTGATAAGGAAGTGGTTGCAAGTTTGGTCACAGCTGTTCATGCCCAG GTAGTTGATGAAAGTGAGGTGTGTGCAGACATGAATGATAATGTCTTTGATGATCTGTTGATTCTTTCTTGTGAGGACGACTATGCAATATGCCACCGTTTCCTTAAGAGAG GAACTGCAGTTTACAGTTCAGAGCTTGTTCTGAACGGAATTGTAATCCAAAAATTGGAACTTGAGAG ACACCAACTCTTCATGAATCAAGTTACAAGGAATAACCCAAGTGCGTCGAATCGGTTTGGGAAGATTTACAGAAGGCGTAGAGGCCTTTTTTCTGGACCGTAG
- the LOC114405311 gene encoding uncharacterized protein LOC114405311, with protein sequence MDMMKNSPCDVSSSSYMLIEASGDSEADWNPFAMGEHAYEIGRADDDAQSCIYDDSETCNAADELNGYDESWNNDDDDAEDEKKDDVIHHGTSYCDDDEMQQHQKSCVSDDSGQEFVDEMEKNRLFWEACLAS encoded by the coding sequence ATGGACATGATGAAGAATAGCCCTTGTGatgtctcttcttcttcttacatGCTTATTGAGGCCAGTGGTGACTCTGAAGCTGATTGGAACCCCTTTGCTATGGGTGAACATGCTTATGAAATTGGCAGAGCAGATGATGATGCTCAATCTTGCATCTATGATGATTCTGAGACTTGTAATGCTGCTGATGAACTCAATGGATATGATGAGTCCTggaataatgatgatgatgatgctgAAGACGAGAAGAAAGATGATGTTATTCATCATGGAACTTCATATTGTGATGATGATGAGATGCAGCAACACCAGAAGTCATGTGTGTCTGATGATTCTGGCCAAGAATTTGTGGATGAGATGGAAAAGAACAGGCTTTTCTGGGAAGCTTGCTTGGCATCTTGA